Proteins from one Mercurialis annua linkage group LG7, ddMerAnnu1.2, whole genome shotgun sequence genomic window:
- the LOC126656514 gene encoding uncharacterized protein LOC126656514, giving the protein MFLYSRRLLHTLSRDAPTETLKRRVAELGKNKRKKRNLKKDDVFVEVPESKSFLDTATLPMYLVVVGTALFTKLLMMYDDSKSQETIERKIQNAPPGQGTVRMLTREEWEEFREVRPRTPFESKLARPHARIRNGEPMHMQDVKDWTIDVLTGALTRVEESVKSKS; this is encoded by the exons ATGTTTCTGTATAGTAGGCGGTTGTTGCATACACTGTCTCGCGATGCTCCCACGGAAACACTGAAGAGAAGGGTTGCTGAATTGgggaaaaataaaaggaaaaagaggAATTTAAAGAAGGATGATGTGTTTGTGGAGGTTCCGGAATCGAAATCGTTTCTTGACACAGCAACTTTGCCGATGTATCTCGTCGTTGTTGGTACTGCATTGTTCACAAAGCTCCTCATGATG TATGATGATTCGAAATCCCAAGAAACGATTGAACGGAAAATACAAAATGCTCCGCCTGGTCAAGGAACAGTTAGGATGCTTACACGTGAGGAGTGGGAGGAATTTAGAGAGGTGAGGCCAAGGACTCCTTTTGAATCCAAGCTTGCTCGTCCACATGCAAGAATAAGAAATGGAGAACCAATGCATATG CAAGATGTGAAGGACTGGACAATTGACGTGCTCACAGGTGCACTCACGCGTGTTGAAGAAAGTGTTAAAAGCAAGTCATGA